A window of the Scandinavium goeteborgense genome harbors these coding sequences:
- a CDS encoding helix-turn-helix domain-containing protein, translating into MTQPISVISRSLVRERQRTGLSLAEIARRAGIAKSTLSQLEAGNGNPSLETLWSLCVALDIPFARLLEPQAPTTQVIRRGEGTKVVAEQANYQAILLATCPPGARRDIYLLMTQPGADRISHPHSPGSVEHIIVTQGRAMVGLTEAPEELGEGDYICYPADQQHVFKALEDDTQAILIAEQN; encoded by the coding sequence ATGACACAGCCAATCAGCGTGATCTCCCGCAGTCTGGTGCGCGAACGTCAGCGAACCGGGCTTTCATTGGCAGAGATCGCTCGTCGCGCCGGGATTGCGAAATCCACGCTCTCGCAGCTTGAGGCGGGAAACGGTAATCCTAGCCTGGAAACGCTGTGGTCGCTGTGCGTGGCGCTGGATATTCCGTTTGCCCGTTTGCTGGAGCCTCAGGCGCCCACGACGCAGGTGATTCGCCGGGGTGAAGGCACCAAAGTGGTGGCCGAACAGGCCAACTATCAGGCGATTTTGCTCGCGACCTGCCCGCCGGGTGCCCGTCGGGATATTTACCTGCTGATGACGCAGCCGGGCGCGGACCGCATTTCTCACCCGCATTCGCCGGGTTCCGTGGAGCATATTATTGTCACTCAGGGCCGGGCGATGGTGGGCTTAACGGAAGCGCCAGAAGAATTAGGCGAAGGAGATTACATTTGTTATCCCGCCGACCAGCAGCATGTTTTTAAAGCGCTGGAAGACGATACGCAGGCCATTCTCATTGCTGAACAGAATTAA
- a CDS encoding AzlC family ABC transporter permease, translating into MIKLSLSSLKGDTIKAILLVCIAVGVVAVSYGSLAMSWGFPLWVPLALSTLVLGGASEFMFLGIIVSGGNPFAAAAAGLLVNARHIPFGIAVRELVGTRATGLLGCHIMNDESVVFGLSQPTSEQRKAAYWLCGCGIAIFWPVGVLLGSGVGKLLPAPETIGLDAVFPAILLALVVPALKKRTTLIRALSGAAISLASVPFTPAGVPVLLSLLGIFARKK; encoded by the coding sequence ATGATCAAACTGTCTCTCTCCAGCCTGAAAGGCGACACCATCAAAGCCATTTTGCTGGTCTGCATCGCGGTGGGCGTGGTCGCCGTCTCGTATGGATCTCTGGCCATGTCATGGGGCTTTCCGCTGTGGGTGCCGTTGGCGTTATCCACGCTGGTGTTAGGCGGGGCCTCAGAGTTTATGTTTCTCGGGATTATCGTCAGTGGCGGCAACCCGTTTGCGGCCGCAGCGGCGGGTTTACTGGTCAACGCCCGACACATACCGTTCGGCATCGCGGTGCGAGAACTGGTGGGCACCCGCGCCACCGGCCTGCTGGGCTGCCATATCATGAACGATGAAAGCGTGGTGTTTGGTCTGTCGCAACCGACGTCGGAACAGCGCAAAGCCGCCTACTGGCTGTGCGGCTGCGGGATAGCCATCTTCTGGCCGGTCGGCGTGCTGCTGGGTAGCGGCGTCGGAAAATTGCTTCCGGCCCCGGAAACCATCGGCCTCGATGCGGTATTCCCGGCGATTCTGCTGGCGTTGGTGGTTCCGGCGCTGAAAAAGCGCACCACTTTAATCCGTGCGCTCAGCGGCGCAGCGATTTCGCTGGCGTCTGTACCCTTTACCCCGGCGGGCGTGCCGGTGCTGCTGTCACTGTTGGGCATTTTCGCGAGGAAAAAATAA